The Campylobacter sp. CNRCH_2014_0184h region TTTCCATAGGTCAAGAAGTGCCTGATGATATAGAAGTGGCTAATAGTGACTTTTTAGTGCGTTGTGTGTTAGAAGGTTTTAGAAGGGATGAAAATGAGTAATCAAGCAGAAAAATTAAAAGATCTAGTAAAAAATGAAAACTCAAATGTAAAACATACTCATTTTATCGCAGTTACTAGTGGTAAAGGTGGGGTTGGAAAAAGTACTTTTAGTGCAAATTTGGGCAACATCCTAGCTAAAAATGGTTATAAAGTAGGGCTTTTTGATGCAGATATAGGGCTTGCAAATTTAGATGTGATTTTAAATGTGCGTGTGGAAAAAAACCTTTTACATGTTTTAAAAGGTGAATGCTCGCTAGAAGATATTTTAATAGAGGTAAAGCCAAATTTATGGCTTATCCCAGGTGAAAGTGGCGATGAAATTTTAAAATACAATGATAAAAACATTTATGAGAGATTTTTAAATCAAACAAGTATTTTAGATGATTTAGACTTTTTAATCATTGATACAGGAGCAGGTATAGGTGGTAATATAGGAAATTTCTTAGAAATGTCTGATGAGGTTATTGTCATCACTGTGCCTGACCCTGCTGCGATTACTGATGCTTATGCTACTATAAAAACCACTTCAAAGACTAAAGAAAATTTATTAATGGTGTTTAATGTTGTAAAAAATGAAAATGAAGCTTTGAGAATTTTTGATAATATTAAAAAAGTAGCAGATATTAACATTAAGCATAATTTAAATTTAGAATTTTTAGGATTTTTAGGTCAAAGTAAAGATATTAGTTCTAGTATTAAAAAAAGAACTTTATTTAGTGATGATGACACTAATGCAAGTGATGAGCTAAAAACCATAGCTTCTAAGCTTTTATATAGGTTGGAACAAAAAGTGCTTAATAATGTGGGAGATAAAAGCATTATGAGTTTTTTCAAAAAGCTTTTGGATCGTTTTTAGATTGAGGGAAAAAGATGAGACCAGAGAATTTTGTTGCTTTTTTTACTGTTTGTGGTTTTTTTATAGGATTAATGTTTACCATAGTTAATATAGAAGATGCAGTAGAGATAGTTGTATATACTTGTTTGATTACTTTTGTATTTTATGTGTTAATCCATATAGTAATTATGATTTTTGTAGATGTTAATAAAATTAGCGGTAGAAGCTTTAATAAAGAAAAATACGAAAATGAAAATAATAGTTTTATAGCAGAATTAGCCGCAAGAGAAAAGAAAATGGATTACTTGCTTGAAAAACTTCAAGAAGAGCGTGAAGACCTTAAAAAGCTTGAAAGCTCTTCAAAAAGAAAAGTAAAACATGCAGCCGCATAATGCCTATGCTTCTACGCTAAAAAAAGAACAAGATGATTTAGTCATCTCTTATATGCCAGCATTAAGAGCTATGGCTTTTAGGCTTAAAGAGCGTTTGCCTGCAAGTATTGATGTAAATGATTTAATTAGTATTGGTGTAGAGGAAATGATCAAACTCTCACGCCGTTATGATAAAGAACAAAATGATAATTTCTGGGGTTTTGCAAGAAAAAGAGTTAATGGAGCTATGCTTGATTATCTAAGAAGCCTTGATGTAATGAGTAGAAGCAATAGAAAAATCATCAAAGATATTGATGTTATCATAGATGAGTTTTATCAAGAAAATGAAAAAGAGCCTGATGATGAATATTTAGCACAAAGACTAAATTTAGAAGTAGAAAAGGTAAAAGAAGCAAGAGCGGCTCATGCTATATCGCTTGTTATGCCTTTGGATGAACAGCTAAATTGCTTTAATGATAGTAATATTATAGAACAAATAGAAAAAGAAGAATTAATAGAAAAAATCAATGCAGTTTTGGAAGAATTCAAAGAAAGAGAGAAGCTTGTAATACAGCTTTATTATTATGAAGAATTAAATTTAAAAGAAATCGCAGAGATTTTAGAGATTAGCGAGTCAAGAATTTCACAAATTCATAAGCGTTTGCTTAAGAAGATTCGAGAAAGGCTAGTTTAATGGCTGAGATACTTTCCCAAGAAGAAATTGATGCTCTTTTAGAAGTTGTTGATGATGATAGTGATGAAAGTGCAGCTTCTTCGAAATTAGAAGAGCTAGAAGATAAAAGAGATATAGTAGTATATGATTTTAAGCGTCCAAACAGGGTTTCTAAAGAACAACTTCGTTCTATTAAAGGGATTCATGATAAATTAGCAAGAAATCTTGCTTCGCAAATTTCATCTATGATGAGAAGTATAGTTGAGATTAAACTTCACTCGGTGGATCAAATGACTTATGGTGAGTTTTTAATGTCTTTGCCTTCGCCAACAAGCTTTAACGTTTTTTCAATTAAACCTTTAGATGGAAACTGCGTTTTAGAGATTAATCCAAGCATTGCTTTTCCTATGATAGATAGACTTTTAGGTGGTCAAGGAGAGAGTTTTGACACCTTAAGAGAGCTTACAGAAATCGAGCTTAATTTGCTTGATTCTATTTTGCGTATTATTATGCAAAGACTTAAAGAAAGTTGGATGAATGTTACTGAAATTTATCCAAGTGTTGAAGCAAAAGAATCAAGTCCAAATGTTGTGCAAATAGTTTCTCAAAATGAAATTGTTATCATGGTGGTAATGGAAATTATCATCGGAAATTCAAGTGGTATGGTTAATATTTGCTATCCGGTTGTGCATTTGGAAAGTATTTTGAGTCGTTTGGCAAATCGTGATATTATGATGGGTGAAACTTCGGCTAAAAAATCAAGAAATAAAGAACTTAAAACCTTGATCGGTCGTGCTGAGGTAATTTATGAAGCTATGCTTGGTAAGACTTTTATCAATGTGAATGAATTTTTGGATTTAAAACAAGGGGATATTTTAAAGCTTGATAGAAGTGCAGACGATAAAGCTATAGTAGCTATTGATAAAAAAGAAGTATTTTTAGCTCAAGTGGGGCTTCATAGATTTAGAAAGTCAATTAAAATCTTAGAACTTATCAAAACTGATAAAGATGAGATTAAAGAAATGCTTGAAAAATATGAAGATGAAAGAAGAGCAAAAGCAAATTCGTATGATGATAATGAAGAACTAGAAGAGGAAGACGATGATCAATGATTTTTTAGGCATATTCGTCAATGAATGTGTAAGTACAATAGAAGGTTTAACAGGAAAAAGTGCTGAATTTAGTGAGTATTATGAGTATGATGTAAATTCTCAAGATTCTATGATTCCACCATTAGTTAGCGCTACTTTTAGCGTTAATAATGAAATGAAAATCAAAATCCTAGCCAGTGCGGTTTTAATGAGTGCAATTGGTGAGTGGATGATGGGAGAAGAAGAAATCTCCAAAAACAGTGAGCTAAATGAAGATGAAATGGATGCAGCCAAAGAAGCTATACAAAATATCATCTCAGCATTTTCTACAACCTTAGGCGCACAAAAAGAAATTCCAAAAATGGAGTTTAGTCTAGAAAATTGTGAATTTGTTGCAGATAGCTTAGAACTTGGTGGTTTTCATAAATTATATTTATATAATGTAAAAATAGCTGATTTAGAAGAAAAAATTTCTTTGGTTTTTGATGAAAAAATTTATAAGATTTTAACCAAAACTGACTTAGAAGAAATTGTAGCAACAAGTGAAGATCATACACAAGATCATAAAGCCTTGGCTAATGTAGAAGAGCTAAGAAATATCGGTTTGATCATGGATGTACGCTTACCTATAAGAGTGCGTATAGGTAGTAAAAAAATGCTTTTAAAAGATGTTTTAACCATGGATATAGGTTCGGTTATCGAGCTTGATCAATTAGCAAATGATCCTTTAGAAATTTTAATAGGTGATAAAAAAATCGCTTACGGGGAAGTAGTTATCGTAGATGGAAACTTTGGAGTGCAAATTACTGAGATAGGCTCTAAAAAAGAAAGATTAGAACAGCTAAGATGAAAGAATATGTCATTGAAGATATTGCCTATCTTAAAGAATTAGAAAAAATTCAAAAAGGTATAACTTTTTTTGGTTCTGCGCGTTTAAAAGAAGATAATGAGTATTGTATTTTGGCTTCAAAATTAGCCCAGAAGTTAGCAGATCTTGGTTATAGTATCATCAGTGGTGGTGGCGGTGGTATTATGCAAGCTGCAAATTATGGGGCTATGCAAAGTCAAGCTTCACATTTAAAATCTTTTGGATTTAATATACATTTACCATTTGAGCAAAAAGCAAATGACTTTTTAGAGTATAATATCACTTTTAAGAGCTTAGCCATTCGCAAAATGGCTCTTATTCAAAAGAGTCTAGCTTTTGTGATTTTCCCAGGCGGCTTTGGAACATTAGATGAATTTTTTGAAATTCTTACTCTTAAACAACTTAGTTTTAAAAAGGATGTTCCTATTATTTTAGTTGGGCAAAAATTTTGGCAACCTCTTGATGAATTTATCAAAACTTCTCTACTAGGACTTGGAACTATATCTAAAAATGATGAGTTAAAGTATAGTATAAGTGATGATTTGGATGAAATTATAAGAATGATAAAGGAAAAAGATGAAAATTCTTGTTGCAATGAGTGGGGGTGTAGATAGTACTGTAACTGCTTATAAGTTAAAACAAGCAGGACATGAGATTATAGGTTGTTATATGAAGCTTCATGGAAAAGCTAATTATCATGAAGAAAATATACAAAAAGTTGAAAAAGTTGCTAAATTTTTAGACATCAAATATCATATTTTAGACTTACAAGAAGATTTTAAAAATCAAGTTTATATGCCTTTTGTTAATACCTATAAGGAAGGTAAAACGCCAAATCCTTGCGCTTTGTGTAATCGTTTTATCAAGCTTGGCAAGCTTTTAGAATTTGCTAAGAGTTTAGGTTGTGAAAAATTAGCCACAGGTCATTATGCAAGGATAGAAAATGGTTTGATTAAAACTGCGGTTGATGAGAGTAAGGATCAAAGCTATTTTCTAGCAAATGCAGATAAAGAGGCTTTAGGGTATTTGATTTTTCCTCTTGGAGAGATGAAAAAAGAAGATGTAAAAAAATTTGCTTCTACAATCGATATTTTAAAATCTTTTGCAACACAAAAGGAAAGTTCTGAGATTTGTTTCGTGGAAGATACTTATGTGCAAGTTTTAGATCAGTTTATGGATACTAAAATTCCAGGTATTGTAAGAGATAGTAGTGGTAAAGAAGTAGGAAAACACGAAGGTTATATGCACTATACCATAGGTAAAAGAAGAGGTTTTGAGGTGCGTGGGGCTCATGAACCACATTTTGTATTAAAAATTGATCCTAAGAAAAATGAAATCATAGTGGGTAAAAAAGAAGAGCTTAAGATAAGTGAATTTAACCTTGATAATATTAATTTATTTATCGATGCTAAAGAATTAGATTGTGAAGTAAAAATACGCTATAGATCAAGATCAACCCCATGTAAAGTTTTGATTAATGAAGATAAAAGTGCAAAAATTATCTTACAAGAGCCTGTTTATGGACTTGCTAGCGGACAAATGGCAGTATTTTACGATAAAGATTTAGTGCTTGCAAGTGGATTTATAAATTAACGCTAAAGGGTTGCACCCTTTTTGGCGTTCACCCTTTATACTAACTTCTTTTTAAAAATTAAAATTATTTTATTGTAATAAAAAATAAGAAAATTGTAGTTGAGGTTTTTCTAAGATAGATTAAGTAAATCTTATCTTAGAAAAATTATATTGCATTTGATAGGTTGATTTTATTCAGTCATATCAACAATTGCTCCACGATCTTCACATCTTTCTTTATTCCATTTTCTTGTATCACATGCTCCATAAACTATTTTATGTTTATTCAAATCGCCATTTTTATAGTTGATATAAACAACATCGCCATATTCTATTTCGCCTCTTGCAACATCTCCTAGCAATCCATCTTGTTCTATTTTAATACCTTCAAAATCTTCAGCTACTTCAGGATGTTTTTCTTTTAAAGCATTTAAATCAACATCTTTAAGGTTTTTTATCACAACATTAGAGCCATAATCTTTTTTTAAAGTTTTAATGAATAAATCATAACCACCTTTAGAACCTCTACTTGGATCATATTTATAATCTACTCCATTAGCACATGCTATAAAAGAAATTAATGCTAAAGCACCAAACATTGTTTTTTTAATCATTTTTTATCCTTTTTGTTTTAGTTTATGAAGTTTATCATAAATGAAGTTAAATCAAAAAATTACGAATTAAAATATCTCCATAATACTTATATCAAACCATAAAAGATCAAATTTAAGTAAAATTCCATAAATCACAGCACTAAATAATCCTGCGAAAATTCCTGCTAAAACATCATCTAGCATTACACCTAAACCGCCTTTGGTTTTTTTGTCAATTTTACCTATGATAGAAGGTTTTGTGATATCAAAAAATCTAAATAAAACAAAAGAAAGTAAAAAAGTAAAAACACTTTGCCCGCAAATTGCCAAAGCTAAAAACACTCCTACAACTTCATCTATTACAATATGGTTATCATCGTGTATACCTGTTTGTTTTTCGTATTGATCGATGATTTTTATAGAGATTAAAAAAAGCAAAATTGCAAGTAAGATCAAGGTTCCTATGCCCAAATACCTTAAAATAAAAAAAGCAGGGATTAGCGCTGCTATTGTGCCAAAAGTTCCTGGAGCTTTATTAACACTACCTGAATAAAAAAAAGTTAAAAATAATTTTTGCATGATTACACCATATATGACATTTGATGGAGTTTTATAAGTTGCTCATAAAATTCTTTATCGCCTCTATATTCTAAAATACCATGCGTAGGGAAAAGATTGCTATAGATATTTTGTTTATTATGGA contains the following coding sequences:
- the flhG gene encoding flagella biosynthesis ATPase FlhG, which produces MSNQAEKLKDLVKNENSNVKHTHFIAVTSGKGGVGKSTFSANLGNILAKNGYKVGLFDADIGLANLDVILNVRVEKNLLHVLKGECSLEDILIEVKPNLWLIPGESGDEILKYNDKNIYERFLNQTSILDDLDFLIIDTGAGIGGNIGNFLEMSDEVIVITVPDPAAITDAYATIKTTSKTKENLLMVFNVVKNENEALRIFDNIKKVADINIKHNLNLEFLGFLGQSKDISSSIKKRTLFSDDDTNASDELKTIASKLLYRLEQKVLNNVGDKSIMSFFKKLLDRF
- a CDS encoding RNA polymerase sigma factor FliA, whose translation is MQPHNAYASTLKKEQDDLVISYMPALRAMAFRLKERLPASIDVNDLISIGVEEMIKLSRRYDKEQNDNFWGFARKRVNGAMLDYLRSLDVMSRSNRKIIKDIDVIIDEFYQENEKEPDDEYLAQRLNLEVEKVKEARAAHAISLVMPLDEQLNCFNDSNIIEQIEKEELIEKINAVLEEFKEREKLVIQLYYYEELNLKEIAEILEISESRISQIHKRLLKKIRERLV
- the fliM gene encoding flagellar motor switch protein FliM encodes the protein MAEILSQEEIDALLEVVDDDSDESAASSKLEELEDKRDIVVYDFKRPNRVSKEQLRSIKGIHDKLARNLASQISSMMRSIVEIKLHSVDQMTYGEFLMSLPSPTSFNVFSIKPLDGNCVLEINPSIAFPMIDRLLGGQGESFDTLRELTEIELNLLDSILRIIMQRLKESWMNVTEIYPSVEAKESSPNVVQIVSQNEIVIMVVMEIIIGNSSGMVNICYPVVHLESILSRLANRDIMMGETSAKKSRNKELKTLIGRAEVIYEAMLGKTFINVNEFLDLKQGDILKLDRSADDKAIVAIDKKEVFLAQVGLHRFRKSIKILELIKTDKDEIKEMLEKYEDERRAKANSYDDNEELEEEDDDQ
- the fliY gene encoding flagellar motor switch protein FliY, encoding MINDFLGIFVNECVSTIEGLTGKSAEFSEYYEYDVNSQDSMIPPLVSATFSVNNEMKIKILASAVLMSAIGEWMMGEEEISKNSELNEDEMDAAKEAIQNIISAFSTTLGAQKEIPKMEFSLENCEFVADSLELGGFHKLYLYNVKIADLEEKISLVFDEKIYKILTKTDLEEIVATSEDHTQDHKALANVEELRNIGLIMDVRLPIRVRIGSKKMLLKDVLTMDIGSVIELDQLANDPLEILIGDKKIAYGEVVIVDGNFGVQITEIGSKKERLEQLR
- a CDS encoding TIGR00730 family Rossman fold protein, whose amino-acid sequence is MKEYVIEDIAYLKELEKIQKGITFFGSARLKEDNEYCILASKLAQKLADLGYSIISGGGGGIMQAANYGAMQSQASHLKSFGFNIHLPFEQKANDFLEYNITFKSLAIRKMALIQKSLAFVIFPGGFGTLDEFFEILTLKQLSFKKDVPIILVGQKFWQPLDEFIKTSLLGLGTISKNDELKYSISDDLDEIIRMIKEKDENSCCNEWGCR
- the mnmA gene encoding tRNA 2-thiouridine(34) synthase MnmA, translated to MKILVAMSGGVDSTVTAYKLKQAGHEIIGCYMKLHGKANYHEENIQKVEKVAKFLDIKYHILDLQEDFKNQVYMPFVNTYKEGKTPNPCALCNRFIKLGKLLEFAKSLGCEKLATGHYARIENGLIKTAVDESKDQSYFLANADKEALGYLIFPLGEMKKEDVKKFASTIDILKSFATQKESSEICFVEDTYVQVLDQFMDTKIPGIVRDSSGKEVGKHEGYMHYTIGKRRGFEVRGAHEPHFVLKIDPKKNEIIVGKKEELKISEFNLDNINLFIDAKELDCEVKIRYRSRSTPCKVLINEDKSAKIILQEPVYGLASGQMAVFYDKDLVLASGFIN
- a CDS encoding phosphatidylglycerophosphatase A, coding for MQKLFLTFFYSGSVNKAPGTFGTIAALIPAFFILRYLGIGTLILLAILLFLISIKIIDQYEKQTGIHDDNHIVIDEVVGVFLALAICGQSVFTFLLSFVLFRFFDITKPSIIGKIDKKTKGGLGVMLDDVLAGIFAGLFSAVIYGILLKFDLLWFDISIMEIF